DNA from Cupriavidus necator N-1:
AAACAGCATGTCCTGCCGCTGCAGGCTGCACAGCTGCGCCTGTGTCTGCCGTAGCCCAACTCGCGCAGCATCGCGGCTAGATTTCAGCGCCGCCATCTCAATGGCGTGCCCGAACCAGACGTATGGCCCCCACTCGGACCTCGGGGAAAAAAGGGCTTTCGGGGCAGGAATTTGCTTATGACAACAATGTCCTTCGCCCGCCCCTGACCAGGGGTATACCCTTGCGTCTTTGCCGCATTGCCGGCCGCTTTCCGGTTTCCCCCGCATGCCTGCCTTCACCCTGCCCGCACTGTCCGCCCGACTCTTCCGCGCCCGCCGCTCGCTGGCGGCTGTCGCCCTCGCCGTCATGTCCGCTGCCGCGCTGGCGCCGGCGCTGGCCAACGCCCAGAGCCCTGTGCTCGACAAGATCCGTGAATCCGGCACCATCGTGCTCGGTTACCGCGAGTCGGCACTGCCATTCTCGTTTGCCGACGATAAGGGCCAGCCTGCCGGCTATGCGGTCGACCTGTGCCTGCGCGCGGCCGAAGCGGCGCGCCAGCAACTGGGCCTGAAAGACCTGAAAGTGCGCTGGATGCCGCTCACGCCGCAGAACCGCATTCCTGCCGTGGTCAACGGGCTGGTGGACCTGGACTGCGCCCCCAACACCAATTCTCTCGAGCGCCAGAAGCAGGTTGCGTTCAGCGTCTCGCACTACGTGTCGACCGTGCGCATGCTGGTGCGCGCCGACTCTGGCATCCGCTCGTTCGGCGACCTGCGCGGCAAGACCGTGGTCACCAGCGCCGGGTCGACCGGCGACCGCCACGTGCGCCGCATGAAGGCCCAGTACGGCTACCACGAGGTCTACGCCAAGGACCACGGCGAATCGTTCCTGCTGCTCGAATCCGGCCGTGCGCAAGCCTTCGTCATGGACGACGTGCTGCTGGCCGGCCTGCGCGCCCGCGCCAAGGACCCGTCGCAGTACGTGATCGTAGGCCCGGCGCTGTCGGTGGAGCAGAATGCGCTGATGCTGTCCAAGGCCGATCCGGAATGGAAGCGCCTGGTCGACCAGGCGCTGGCCAACACCTTTGCCGGCCCGGAGGTCACGGCGCTGCAGAAGCGCTGGTTCCAGCAGCCCATCGGCAGCCGCGGCATCAACCTGGCGCTGGCGCCGTCCGGCGAGGTGCGCGCGGCCTGGAAGCACCCGTCGGACGCGGTCACGGAGTAAGCCAGCAAGCGGTCCCCAACCTCAATCGGCCTGGGGCCGCAATTCAGGGTTTCCATGAGGTCGTGGCGCCTGGGCAAGCCCCAAGTTGACAGCGATCAACGATGTTGGCGACACTGGGCCAAGCCGTCCCGTGCAAGGGACAGGCCACATACACGACCGCCCGACGGCGGCATTTTTCAGGAGAAACCATGAACAAGTTCGTCGCGACCGCGATCGCACTCTGCCTTGGCGCCGCTTCGCTGGCCGTGCAGGCACAGACCGGCGGCAAGAAGCAGTTCGATCCGTATTCCCAGGGCGCCAAGTCGGGTGAGAAGTTCGACCCGTACACCCAGGGGGCCAAGGCCGGCGACAAGTTCGACCCGTACACCCAGGGCGCGAACAAGAGCACCCGCAGCGAGCTGACCGACGCTTCCGCGCCGGCCGCCGAGCAAAAGCCGGCCAAGAAGTCCACCAAGAAGAAGAGCAAGAAGAAGGCCGCTTCGGCGCCGGCTGCCAGCTGAGCCGCAAGCGCCTGACGCAAAAAAACCCGCCTTGGCGCCGCCTTGGCGGGTTTTTTTGCGTCCTGCCCGGGCGCACCAGCCTATGGCGCTTGCGTGTCGCTCTCCAGCGCGGTGACATCGATGCGCTGCACCTTGTCATCCTGGCGCACTTCCGTGCGCAGCACGAAGGCGTCGGCCGGGCAGTACCAGTCGGTGACGTGCATCACGGTCGGCTCGACCTGCACGACTTCTTCGCCAACCAGCACCGGCCCCAGCGAGGTGCGCTTCTCGTAGGTGACCGGCAGGCATTCCTTGCGTCCCAGGACGGTATTGATCGTCTGCCGCTTGCCGACGTGGCGCGAGCCGATATGGATCGACGCATGCTGCGCCCGCACGGTGCTGACCACGTCATCCGATCCCAGCGGGTAGACCTTCAGCGAGACGCTCGATTCAAAGGTCTCGCCCTCCAGCGTGGCGCCCTCGCGCAGGTCCAGGCCGGCATAGTTGAACACGCCCATGCCGCGGAAGGCCGCCTCGCCGTACATGCGCGCGTAGCGGGCGCGGGCATTGATGACGGCATGCTGGCTTTCGATGCTGGTCTGGCCGCCGGGCGAACGGCGGTCGATCACCACTTCATGCACCTGGGTGGTAATCACCGGCGGCCCCATCAGCGCCGACAGGGCAGTCTTGGAATTGATCTCCAGTTGGGCGCGGCAGCCGGTTGGACTGCGCACCACGTCGCGCAGGGTCATGCCGACCGACATTGGCATCACGCCGTCGCCTTCCATCTGCACGTGCGAGCCCGAGCGGAACCACGGGGCACTGCACAGCACGGCCGCCGCCGATGCCTGCGCCTGGGTTGCCGCGGCCTGCGCCACGGCCGGGCCCGCGCCCGGCAGCGCCGCCGCACCCTGTGCGCCGGCGTCCTGCGCCAGGGCCATGGCCGCGCCCGCCACCAGGCCTGCCAGCCAGTCTTGCTGCGCCTTTGTCTTCACATGAATCCCCGTCTAGAATGTCCAGGCGCCCCCCGACCCAGCGCCCGGCTTGCCAGGCGGTCGCCTGGACACCGAAATTATCGCGTTTTGTTGCGTGTGTAACTCGGATTTTTCGCGCAGCATGGCCTGCAAGGCCAGACGCCATATCGTCAGGCCGTCAGTAATTTCCGTGCCGCCGGGTTTTCTCGATGCCGGCCCATTCCGGGCCCAGTGGGAGATTCCATGCTTCAGTACTACGCGAAACTCTGGTGGGTAGTTGCCCTGCGCGGGCTGTTTGCCGTGATCTTCGGCTTTTTTGCCTTTTTTGCGCCGATCGCGACGCTGGCGGCGCTGGTCATTGTCTTCGGCGCCTATGCCGCGGCGGATGGCCTGATGGCGCTGCTGATGGCGGTCTCCGGCAAGGACCGCGAAACCAGCGACCGCTGGATCCTGGCACTGCAGGGCCTGCTTGGGCTGGGCGTGGGCGCGCTGACCTGGTTCAGCCCGGCCATCCCCGCGCTGTCGCTGCTGCTCTATATCGCCGCCTGGACGCTCGCCACCGGCGTGCTGCAGATCGTGGCGGCGATCAAGCTGCGCAAGGAGATCCCGAACGAGTGGTGGCTGATCCTGGCCGGGCTGGTCAGCATCGCCTTCGCCTTCCTGGTCCTGTGGCGGCCAGTGGCCGGGGCGCTGGCGGTACTGTGGCTGATCGGTTCCTGGGCCATCGTGTGCGGCATCCTGCTGATCGGCGTGGGCCTGCGCCTGCGTCGCGCCCGCCCGACGGCGCCTGGCGTGCAGCGTCCGGCCTGAACAGCACTTTCCTTTCCCTGGCAGCGGCAATCCCGCCGCCCCCTGCAGGCCCGTCCCCGGCACCGCGGGGGCAACCTGCCCGCCGTGCTACCATTGCCGGCCTCGCGTGGCCGAGGCGGCAGTGGCGCGCCGGGCACATGCCAGCCTGCCGGCCGCGGGCGGCTTGCCTGCCCGGTGTCCACCAACAGGCAAGGCCATGCGTTGTGATGGCTTCCCCTCACCGCGCGCCCACGCAGGACCATCGATCATCGATCCGTCGCGCTTTTCCAGGAGATCTATGCGTAGTTCATCGACCTCGCGGGCTGCCGCGCTGTCCGTTGGAGCCGCCACCGCCGGTGCGGTAGCACTGGCCAGCCTGTTTATCCTGCTGGTCTGGTTCGGCACCCTCGACATGCGCCACCTGCTGCGCTCCGATGAAGGCCGCTACGCCGAGATTGCCCGCGAGATGTTCGCCACCGGCGACTGGGTGACGATCCGCTACCAGGAACTCAAGTATTTCGAGAAGCCGCCCTTCCACCTATGGGTGACCACGCTGGCCTACACGCTGTTTGGCGTGGGCGACTGGCAGGCGCGGCTGTGCGTGGCGCTGTCCGGCATGCTGGGGCTGGGCGTGTCGATGCTGGCCGCGGCACGCTGGTACGGCCGGCGCGTGGCGGTGCTGACGGGGCTGGTGCTGGTTTCCGCGCCGATGTGGAATATCGCCGGCCACTTCAATTCGCTGGACATGACGCTGGCCGGCGCCATGGCGTGCGTGCTGGCCTTCATGCTGCTGGCGCAGCACCCGGATGCCACCCGCGCCGAACGCCGCAACTGGATGCTCGCCTGCTGGGCGGCAATGGGCGTGGCGGTGCTGGTCAAGGGGCTGGTCGGGCTGGCGCTGCCGGGGCTGGTGCTGGTGGTCTACACGCTGGTGACGCGCGACTTCGGCCTGTGGCGCCGCCTGCATCTGCCGGGCGGCATCGTCGCGATGCTGGTGGTGACGGTGCCGTGGTTCTGGCTGGTGTCGGAGCGCAATCCGGAATTCCTGCGCTTCTTCTTTATCCACGAGCATTGGCAACGCTATACCTCGAACGTGCACCAGCGCGAAGGCGCGATCTGGTACTTCGTGCCGCTGCTGCTGGCCGGTTTCCTGCCCTGGCTGGGCCTGTTTCCGCAAATGTGGAAGGCCGTGCGCGAGCGCGCCGGGGTCGAACGCGGCACCTCGCCGCGGCCATTCCAGCCCGCCTTGCTGGCAGCGCTGTGGGCCGTGGCGATCTTTGTCTTCTTCAGCCTGTCTGGCTCCAAGCTGCCCGGCTATATCGTGCCGATTTTCCCGGCACTGGCGTTGCTGGCCGGCGTGGCACTGGACACGGTGACGGAACGCACCTGGCGCTGGCAGGTCAATACCATGATCGCGCTGGGCGTGGTCGGGCTGCTGGCGTGCCCGTTCGTCGGCATGATGGACAAGCCCGGCATGCCCAATGTGGTCTATCGCGAATTCGCCATGTGGATCGGCATCGCCTTCGCGGTGCTGCTGGCCGGCGCACTGCTGGCGCGCCGGCTGCTGCGCACGCGCGGGGTGTTTCCCAGCGTGGTGGCCTATGCGCTGGCGATGTTCCTCTGCTCCACGGTGGCGCTGCGCGGTCACGAGGCCATGGGCCGGCCCAGTTCCGGCGTGGACCTGGTGCCCGCCATCAATGCCGTGCTGACGCCGGACATGCCGCTGTACAGCGTGGGCATGCTGGACCACACGCTGCCGTTCTACCTGCGCCGCACCACCATCATGGTGGAGCATCCGGACGAGCTGGAATTCGGCGTCGGCCAGGAACCGCAGAAGTGGATCCCGACCATCGATGGCTTTATCGCCCGCTGGCAGGACGGCAAGCGCGCGGTAGCGATCATGTCGCCCGCGACCTACGATGCACTGGCTGCGCGCGGCGTGCCGCTGCAACGGATCGCCGGTGACCGCCGTCGGGTGGCGGTCGCCAATTTCGCACTGCCGGGCAACGGCCCGCAGACGCAACCCCCAGGACAGTAACCTGCAACCCCTGCACTACGCAGCGCCATGACGCTTTCCACCTTCGCTTTCATCCTGACCGGCGTGCTGCTCAATGCGGCAGCGCAACTGTTGCTCAAGGCCGGCGTCAACGCCGTCGGCGCCATCACGATGGACCGCGGCACGCTGCTGGTGACAGCGCTGCGCGTGCTGACCCAATGGCCGGTGCTGGCCGGGCTGACGCTGTACGTGGTCAGCGTGGGCGTATGGATCGTGGGGCTGTCGCGCGTGGACGTGTCGATCGCCTACCCGATGCTGTCGCTCGGCTATGTGGTCAACGCGCTGGCCGCCTGGTGGCTGTTTGGCGAGATGATCGGCCCCTTGCGCGTGGCCGGCATCCTGCTGATACTGGCGGGCGTCTTCCTGATCGCGCGCTCATGACGCGCCTGCGCGCCGCCAGGTCCGACACCGACCGTTCTCCTTCGCCCTGCCATGACCGCATCTGCCCCTGAATTCCTGCCTTTTGTCCGGCCTGACATCGACGCCGCCGCCATTGCCGAAGTCGGCAAGGTGCTGGCCTCGGGCTGGATCACCTCCGGCCCGAAGATGCAGGCCTTCGAGGCCGCGCTGTCGGACCTGTTCGGCGGACGCCCGGTGCGCACCTTCGCCAACGGCTCGGCAACGATGGAAATCGCGCTGCGCATTGCCGATATCGGGCCGGGCGATGAGGTCATCACCACGCCAATCACC
Protein-coding regions in this window:
- a CDS encoding HdeD family acid-resistance protein, which encodes MLQYYAKLWWVVALRGLFAVIFGFFAFFAPIATLAALVIVFGAYAAADGLMALLMAVSGKDRETSDRWILALQGLLGLGVGALTWFSPAIPALSLLLYIAAWTLATGVLQIVAAIKLRKEIPNEWWLILAGLVSIAFAFLVLWRPVAGALAVLWLIGSWAIVCGILLIGVGLRLRRARPTAPGVQRPA
- a CDS encoding glycosyltransferase family 39 protein, which produces MRSSSTSRAAALSVGAATAGAVALASLFILLVWFGTLDMRHLLRSDEGRYAEIAREMFATGDWVTIRYQELKYFEKPPFHLWVTTLAYTLFGVGDWQARLCVALSGMLGLGVSMLAAARWYGRRVAVLTGLVLVSAPMWNIAGHFNSLDMTLAGAMACVLAFMLLAQHPDATRAERRNWMLACWAAMGVAVLVKGLVGLALPGLVLVVYTLVTRDFGLWRRLHLPGGIVAMLVVTVPWFWLVSERNPEFLRFFFIHEHWQRYTSNVHQREGAIWYFVPLLLAGFLPWLGLFPQMWKAVRERAGVERGTSPRPFQPALLAALWAVAIFVFFSLSGSKLPGYIVPIFPALALLAGVALDTVTERTWRWQVNTMIALGVVGLLACPFVGMMDKPGMPNVVYREFAMWIGIAFAVLLAGALLARRLLRTRGVFPSVVAYALAMFLCSTVALRGHEAMGRPSSGVDLVPAINAVLTPDMPLYSVGMLDHTLPFYLRRTTIMVEHPDELEFGVGQEPQKWIPTIDGFIARWQDGKRAVAIMSPATYDALAARGVPLQRIAGDRRRVAVANFALPGNGPQTQPPGQ
- a CDS encoding EamA family transporter, yielding MTLSTFAFILTGVLLNAAAQLLLKAGVNAVGAITMDRGTLLVTALRVLTQWPVLAGLTLYVVSVGVWIVGLSRVDVSIAYPMLSLGYVVNALAAWWLFGEMIGPLRVAGILLILAGVFLIARS
- a CDS encoding amino acid ABC transporter substrate-binding protein, which codes for MPAFTLPALSARLFRARRSLAAVALAVMSAAALAPALANAQSPVLDKIRESGTIVLGYRESALPFSFADDKGQPAGYAVDLCLRAAEAARQQLGLKDLKVRWMPLTPQNRIPAVVNGLVDLDCAPNTNSLERQKQVAFSVSHYVSTVRMLVRADSGIRSFGDLRGKTVVTSAGSTGDRHVRRMKAQYGYHEVYAKDHGESFLLLESGRAQAFVMDDVLLAGLRARAKDPSQYVIVGPALSVEQNALMLSKADPEWKRLVDQALANTFAGPEVTALQKRWFQQPIGSRGINLALAPSGEVRAAWKHPSDAVTE